In Notamacropus eugenii isolate mMacEug1 chromosome 1, mMacEug1.pri_v2, whole genome shotgun sequence, one genomic interval encodes:
- the FAM163B gene encoding protein FAM163B — MTAGTVVITGGILATVILLCIIAVLCYCRLQYYCCKKDESEEDEEEPDFAVHSHVPPLHSNRNIVLTNGPSLYPSSSSSFNQKSPQCRTVCPSCSHYEPPTFFLQEPEEVRNGGERINYKNISQEDIELPMTFGGLQALNPNRLSAMREAFSRSRSISTDV, encoded by the exons ATGACAGCCGGGACTGTGGTCATCACAGGTGGAATCTTAGCAACAGTTATTTTGCTCTGCATCATCGCAGTCCTATGTTACTGTAGGCTTCAG TATTACTGTTGCAAAAAAGATGAGtcagaagaggatgaggaagagccTGACTTTGCTGTCCACTCCCACGTCCCACCACTCCACTCCAACCGAAACATTGTACTGACTAATGGGCCCTCACTCTAtccatcttcctcctcatctttcaaTCAGAAATCCCCCCAGTGCCGCACTGTCTGCCCCAGCTGCTCCCATTATGAGCCACCAACCTTCTTCCTTCAGGAGCCAGAGGAAGTTCGAAATGGAGGTGAGCGCATCAATTACAAAAACATCAGTCAGGAAGACATAGAGCTACCAATGACCTTTGGTGGACTTCAGGCCCTCAACCCCAACCGCCTCTCTGCCATGCGGGAAGCCTTCTCCCGAAGCCGTAGCATCAGCACCGATGTCTGA